Below is a window of Hypanus sabinus isolate sHypSab1 unplaced genomic scaffold, sHypSab1.hap1 scaffold_1354, whole genome shotgun sequence DNA.
AGgggcttctttactcagagaatggcagctgtgtggaacgagcttccagaagaagtggtagagacaggttcgatattgtcatttaaagtaaaattggataggtatatggacaggaaaggaatggagggttatgggctgagtgcaggtcggtgggactcggtgagagtaagcattcggcatggaatagaagggccgagatggactgtttctgtgctataattgttatatggttatatcttttAACCAGCCCAGCTGCAGCAGAATGTGCAGAGACGGAGAAGAGagatggagggggaaggggaagagaagggaAGGCGGGGGAATGCAGTGGAATAACACACTACCTGCTGAAGGTATGGAGATTGCAGCCAGGGTTAAGGCATGTCCAGGCAAGACTAGTTGACAAATGATCTGCAGTCAGCCCAGCCAACAATAATCTGGAGCCACTTGGATGCAAATACAGGATTCACGGGTGACATTTGCTATTGGTCAGTTTCTTCACTAATTCTTAAGTATTATTAGCCTTTAACACAGAGATTCTATTGGCTATTAATACCAGCATTGCCGTGTGATTGGTGATTACATAAAGAAGAAATTTGAACATTCCCAAGGTTACCAATTAGTCGACAGTGGTATCCAACTCATCAGTTCTGTATGAAAATGGCATTTCTCTGTCCAGAATTCAGAACAGTGACCTCCTTAGCCTCTCCTCGTGCACAAGTGCGGCTGAGGACCGAGTCCAGTGACAGCAGAGTAGCTCTGGTGAGGAAGGGAATATTTCAGATCCAGACACAGGGTTTCAACCCAGAACACTGACAAGTCCTTTCCCTTCGTAGACGCCGAGTCTGAAGAGCAGGTTGTTCATCGGCTGGTCAAACCCGCCTGTTAAAATAACAGTCCCAGAGCCCACGGGTGAGTTAATGGCTGAAGGACGGTGGGTGCTATGATGGAAAATCCAGACTAGCAAGGGCACTACAATGCAAGGGGAGTTAGAGCTGGTACTCTCCCACATAAAACAGTAGCAAGAAGGTAGTGTCATTCCCTTAATGcacaattttttaatatataaacttggtgaggctgatgcacaggcagccaTCTTGACAGAGCGGAGTCACGAAGTGAGAACCCCTCGCCTCTCCAGCCATCCTCCGCTGTCACTGCATCTTCTACCGGCTCCACCTTGACAGAGCGGAGTCACGGAGTGAGAACCCCTCGCCTCTCCAGCCATCCTCCGCTGTCACTGCATCTTCTACCGGCTCCACCTTGACAGAGCGGAGTCACGGAGTGAGAACCCCTCGCCTCTCCAGCCATCCTCCGCTGTCACTGCATCTTCTACCGGCTCCACCTTGACAGAGCGGAGTCACGGAGTGAGAACCCCTCGCCTCTCCAGCCATCCTCCGCTGTCACTGCATCTTCTACCGGCTCCACCTTGACAGAGCGGAGTCACGGAGTGAGAACCCCTCGCCTCTCCAGCCATCCTCCGCTGTCACTGCATCTTCTACCGGCTCCATCTTGACAGAGCGGAGTCACGGAGTGAGAACCCCTCGCCTCTCCAGCCATCCTCCGCTGTCACTGCATCTTCTACCGGCTCCACCTTGACAGAGCGGAGTCACGGAGTGAGAACCCCTCGCCTCTCCAGCCATCCTCCGCTGTCACTGCATCTTCTACCGGCTCCATCTGGGTTGGATCCCCCTTTGTGTGGAACCACCCCCCAGCAAGGGTGACCCCACCCAGACTCTCAGGATCCCACAAGGTGCTCGATCCTCAGAGAAGACAAAAAAAACAAGCCACACAGAACTCCAACCCTGCCACTTTAATCCTTTAAATTTAATATCCTATATTACAAAATAATTTAAGCAAGCATTTGATGTTGCCCGTGGGGTTTAAACCACAGACGAACCTGGGCCTTCCAAGAGCCACCGGACAAAAAAACAATCACAAAATGCACATGGCAGACTGGTAGTCACACTGCACAGGTTGAGGCAGGCCCAGGCGGGGGAGGGACGAGGGAGGGCGTGGgcttgggggggggagggagggagggcacAGGTGGGGGAGGGACGAGGGAGGACGTGGgctggggagaagggagggagggcaCAGGTGGGGGAGGGACGAGGGAGGACGTGGgctggggagaagggagggagggcacaggtgggggagggatgagggagggCGTGggctggggggggagggagggagggcacAGGTGGGGGAGGGACGAGGGAGGACGTGGgctggggagaagggagggagggcacaggtgggggagggatgagggagggCGTGGgctggggggggagtgagggagggtgtgggctggggggggagtgagggaggacgtgggctggggagaagggagggagggcaCAGGTGGGGGAGGGACGAGGGAGGACGTGGgctggggagaagggagggagggcacaggtgggggagtgagggagggcgTGGgctggggggggagtgagggagggcccAGGCGGGGGAGGGACGAGGGAGGGTGTGGgctggggggggagtgagggagggcccaggtgggggagggatgagggagggCGTGGgctggggggggagtgagggagggcccAGGCGGGGGAGGGACGAGGGAGGGTGTGGGCTGGGGGGGTTGGGAGTGAGGGAGGGCCCAGGCGGGGGAGGGACGAGGGAGGGTgtgggctggggggggggagtgagggagggcccaggtgggggggggagtgagggagtgcCCAGGTGGGGGAGGGACGAGGGAGGGCGTGGGctgggggggagtgagggagggcccAGGCGGGGGAGGGACGAGGGAGGGTGTGGGCTggggaggagggagggcataGGTGGGGGAGGGACGAGGGAGGACGTGGgctggggagaagggagggagggcaCAGGTGGGGGAGGGACGAGGGAGGGCGTGGgctggggagaagggagggagggccCAGGCGGGGGAGGGACGAGGGAGGGCgtgggctggggggggggagtgagggagggcccAGGCGGGGGAGGGACGAGGGAGGGTGTGGGCtggggaggagtgagggagggcgtgggctgggggggggagtgagggagggcgtgggctgggggggggagtgagggagggcccAGGCGGGGGAGGGACGAGGGAGGGTGTGGGCtggggaggagtgagggagggCACAGGCGGGGGAGGGACAAGGGAGGGCGTGGgctggggggggagtgagggagggcccAGGCGGGGGAGGGACGAGGGAGGGTGTGGGCtggggaggagtgagggagggCACAGGCGGGGGAGGGACGAGGGAGGGCGTGGgctgggggggggagtgagggagggtgtgggctggggggggggagtgagggagggcccAGGTGGGGGAGGGACGAGGGAGGGCGTGGgctggggagaagggagggagggcgTGGGCtggtggggagtgagggagggcccAGGCGGGGGAGGGACGAGGGAGGGTgtgggctggggggggggagtgagggagggcccAGGCGGGGGAGGGACGAGGGAGGGCGTGGgctggggggggagtgagggagggcccAGGCGGGGGAGGGACGAGGGAGGGTGTGGGCtggggaggagtgagggagggCACAGGCGGGGGAGGGACGAGGGAGGGCGTGGgctgggggggggagtgagggagggtgtgggctggggggggggagtgagggagggcccAGGTGGGGGAGGGACGAGGGAGGGCGTGGgctggggagaagggagggagggcgTGGGCtggtggggagtgagggagggcccAGGCGGGGGAGGGACGAGGGAGGGTGTGGgctgggggggggagtgagggagggcccAGGCGGGGGAGGGACAAGGGAGGGCGTGGgctggggggggagtgagggagggagggcacAGGTGCGGGAGGAACAAGGGAGCAATTAAGAGAGCTCCGTTGGGAGGGCGAGGACGTAAATGCACAAGAAGGGAATTCCCTGCTCTTTCTGTTTACAGGACGCCTTCATGCAGATCAAACTTTACTTGCCATATTCACACCTCATTGAACCGAGCACTGCTCACGTCACTGTCCTGTCAGGAAAGGATTTAACATTGAGGGTTCATAAAATTAAGGAGCTTTGCAGGTGGGATTTAATTATTTCtctgcccccctccccctcccaactCCACTTCGATAACTCGATGCAGTTGCTGCGCTTGGCAGTCTGCTCCCATCGATCCAGGCCTCGGAATAGGGTGGGCGCCACCGTCGTGACGGGGGGCTCGGAGGGGGCAGTCCTTCGGGGTGAGGGGCAGCGGAGGGCTCAGTCCGCGGTGAATATCCGGCAGGAGATGTCGTCCAGCAGCCAGTCTATTCCAGCCAGCAGGTTCTCCCCCGTCACCGCGCTGCAGTCGCGGATGCACCAGTGGTGGGTCTGAATGCTGTCTAGGTCCAGGGCCTGCACAGAGACACAGAACAGCAGCCTGCTGAGACTGGACAACATCAAGTGAAATATTCAAATAAACATTCACACAGGCACGAAACTACATTCAGTATTTCTCCTTATAATTGAagatccagtgttcactcacaaaCAGAGAAGCAGGTTGAAGATcagtggcatatgtcatgaaatttgttgctatgcAGCACCACAGTGAAATATATAACTGTGAGCTATAATagtttaaataaatagtgcaaaaagagaaaaagaaactattgaggtggtgttcatgggttcaatgtcagttcagaaatctgatagcagaggggaagaagctgttcctgaatcgttgagtgtgtgtgttcaggctcctgtacctcccccctgatggcagaggggaagaagctgttcctgaatcgttgagtgtgtgtcttcaggctcctgtacctcctccctgatggcagaggggaagaagctgttcctgaatcgttgagtgtgtgtcttcaggctcctgtacctcctccctgatggcagagggggagaagctgttcctgaatcgttgagtgtgtgtcttcaggctcctgtacctcctccctgatggcagagggggagaagctgttcctgaatcactgagtgtgtgtcttcagactcctgtacctcctccctgatggcagaggggaagaagctgttcctgaatcgttgagtgtgcgtcttcaggctcctgtacatcctccctgatggcagaggggaagaagctgttcctgaatcactgagtgtgtgtcttcaggctcctgtacctcctccctgatggcagaggggaagaagctgttcctgaatcgttgagtgtgtgtcttcaggctcctgtacatcctccctgatggcagaggggaagaagctgttcctgaatcactgagtgtgtgtcttcaggctcctgtacctcctccctgatggcagaggggaagaagctgttcctgaatcgttgagtgtgtgtcttcaggctcctgtacctcctccctgatggtagcaatgagaagagggcatgtcctgggtgatgggggtccttaatgatggatgctgcctttttgaggcatcgctgcttgaagatgccctggatgttGGGGTGTctggtgcccacgatggagctggctgagtttacaactttctgcagcttatttcaatcctgtgcagtgtccgTCTCTATACGAGACGGtgttgcaaccagttagaatgccctccacggtacatctgcagaaatttgtgagtgtctttggtgacaaatcagatctcctcaatctcctaatgaaatatagccactatcgTGCCTTCTTTCTAACTGCATCGACATGTTGGGTCCAGGGTAGATAACAAAGTCAATGCTAATTGGCCCAGCCATGTACAGTCCGgtacaaaaatcttaggcacatatatacagctggGCTGCTTAAAAtctttgcacagtcctgtagtaATTTCATGTATCGCACTGTACGGCTGCTGCATaaaaagaaatttcatgacagatgtgagtaatgataaacctgattctgatctgggtctctattgtggactgagagtgggaaggggcagggagaggggaatcatggttgggaaaaggggaagggagagtggagggagcgggaagcaccagagagacattctgtaatgatcaataaagctattgtttggaatcaaatgaccttgcccggtgtctcagggctgggtgtgtctgtacccacccccgacactccttctctgccccctgtcccaccccctcccacagcgctccaccctcaccattcccaacgtaCTTTCCTCCCACCAGATTCACAAACTCACTTTCCACTCCACAGTGACATacagtacaaactcgctctccgctccacagtGACATacagtacaaactcgctctccgctccacgttgacagacagtacaaactcgctctccgctccacggtgacagacagt
It encodes the following:
- the LOC132386878 gene encoding uncharacterized protein LOC132386878, giving the protein MGADCQAQQLHRVIEVERPVNRKSREFPSCAFTSSPSQRSSLNCSLVPPAPVPSLPHSPPSPRPPLSLPRLGPPSLPPPAHTLPRPSPAWALPHSPPAHALPPFSPAHALPRPSPTWALPHSPPPAHTLPHSPPQPTPSLVPPPPVPSLTPPQPTPSLVPPPPGPSLTPPPAHALPRPSPAWALPHSPPPAHTLPRPSPAWALPHSPPAHALPPFSPAHALPRPSPTWALPHSPPPAHTLPHSPPQPTPSLVPPPPVPSLTPPQPTPSLVPPPPGPSLTPPPAHALPCPSPACALPHSSPAHTLPRPSPAWALPHSPPQPTPSLTPPPSPRPPSLLPSPHPPSSLPRLGPPSLPPPSPRPPSSLPRLGPPSLLPSPRPPSSLPHLCPPSLLPSPRPPSSLP